The Zymobacter palmae DNA window AGGCTGCTGTGTCGGGCGGTGAGCGGTCATGGTACGGCTCCTGTCATCATGTCATGTACGTAGCCTGCCAACCTGCACGGGCACGCTACCGAATTGAGGACTACACTACCCGACTCGCTGACGAACAGGAATCGACTTGTATGCACGCCACTGTGAGTTAAACTCACACTCTTAACGCAGTGGCCATCGCAGACATTACCACACCCGATAGGATGCGAGTGGCAGCTACGGCTATTGCTCACGGCCCCCCCTATCCGTCCTTATTGCTGAGAGATCACCGCATGCGCCCCGCCCACGAATACCCGTCACTTAATGCACTGCGCGCGTTTGACACCACCGCACGGTTGGGCAGCATGAGCGGTGCCGCCCGGACACTTAATGTCACACATGGCGCGGTCAGCCGGCAGGTACGCCAGTTGGAACAACAGCTGGGAATGCCACTGTTCCTGCGCGTCAGGGGACGCCTAGAACTGACCGATGAAGGGCGGACACTTGCGAAGGCCACCCTCGAAGCGTTTGGCCAGCTTCACGAGTGCTGGGAAGGGCTACTTACGGCGCAACAACACCAACCACTGACACTGGGCTGCACGGGGAGTTTACTGTCACGCTGGCTGATTCCTCGTATGGCCTCACTGCCACCGCTTTTACAGGACATGCGCTGGCACGTTGTATCTACTGATGACGCACTGGACGTAGAGCGCGCCGGCATCGACGTGGCGCTGGTCTATCTGAACCCACCGTGGCCCCAAGGCTATGAAGTAATTCCCCTTCATCCGGAATGCTTTGGCCCCGTATGCTCACCGACGCTAACAAGTGGCAAGGCGATAAGCTCAGCAGACGAGCTGATGCAGCTGCCACTGCTGTCAACGCAGTCCCGCACCGAAGCTTGGGCGCTCTGGTTGGAGGCTCAAAGCTGCTCAGCCAAGCCAATAGCGTATCAACAAACGTTTCAACACTCGCTCTACCTGCTGGAAGCTGCCGAAGCTGGACTCGGCGTGGCAATGGCACCGGATATGCTAGTGGCCGACGCACTGGCACATCACCGCCTAGTCGCACCGCTGCCTTTTCTGGAGACAAACGGGATGCTGTGTCTGGTGATTCATCCCATGCTGCGAGGGAAACGGCCGGAACAGGTTATGGCGTTGGTGGAATGGGCGAAAAGCGCTATTCATAAGACTGCGCTGTAAGAAGGAAATAACACAGCAAGGATGGGCAAGGCGGCGTCATTAAATCCTGCCCTCGCGGGGAGCCGTATTTATGCAGATACGTAATTTTGACTTGTTGTATTTATTGGCCAAGTATCAAATAACAATATATTTATCGCGTGTGAAGCCTACAGGCCAGTGACCGCTGTAATAGATATCTGTCACCTCGCGCCACTTTCTTCCTAAAGAATAAAATTCTTCGTCAGCAAGCTGTCGAAATGCAAAACGGATAGCGGCTTTAGCAACAGAGTAAAAATCATGGGGAGGACATATAAATATTTTTTTATCAATGTCTCGCGTAGCTCTTGAAATAGCCAGATTCAACTTTTTTCGCCATGTGATTAGTTCATCATGCCTATCCATATCATTATAAAACGGATCATTTTGAGTAAACGATGAGGGCAACCATGTTACATTATCATAAACACCCTGTTCAACAAGTTTATATGGCTCAACAAACACATCTCTCACATTCCCAACAAAAATAATACTTTCTAGACAAATATCATCACACCCCATATTTGAAAAGAACTGAGCGCACTCTATATTTCTTATTTCATTGTCTATATTCATTTATATATATCCTTTCAACTGACGGTGCCAATCACTTTTGGAATCAAAAATATGCTCCGCTATCAAAATACCGCCCCTAGAAGCGTAAAGGCATCTCTCGTTAGCGGCACTGCCGTCGCTGTCATTGGCCTTTGCAAGCTATCCCCATGCATGGTAGTGCCCAACTCAATATAGAAGCCCCTCGTAGTCAGAAATTTTCTATAGCAAGTCCATACAGGGTGGACTTATTTTTTCTATACTCAATACTCATCCCTTTGATATAAAATCTCTCCAGCCTTTAAGCGCTTTTTCAAAATCATTGATATCTATGATACAAAAATAGCTTTCATCATATAGCGAAAATAACGTTACTCCGTTTTTTTCAATTCTCGCAGACCAACACTCTCTATCCC harbors:
- a CDS encoding LysR substrate-binding domain-containing protein, with protein sequence MRPAHEYPSLNALRAFDTTARLGSMSGAARTLNVTHGAVSRQVRQLEQQLGMPLFLRVRGRLELTDEGRTLAKATLEAFGQLHECWEGLLTAQQHQPLTLGCTGSLLSRWLIPRMASLPPLLQDMRWHVVSTDDALDVERAGIDVALVYLNPPWPQGYEVIPLHPECFGPVCSPTLTSGKAISSADELMQLPLLSTQSRTEAWALWLEAQSCSAKPIAYQQTFQHSLYLLEAAEAGLGVAMAPDMLVADALAHHRLVAPLPFLETNGMLCLVIHPMLRGKRPEQVMALVEWAKSAIHKTAL